The following coding sequences are from one Biomphalaria glabrata chromosome 8, xgBioGlab47.1, whole genome shotgun sequence window:
- the LOC106054625 gene encoding uncharacterized protein LOC106054625 isoform X3, whose protein sequence is MTGISQRQKRSDQLDLATIACGLLSYEAYGNYNDTTDNFNTFQQTDSIFHEHGSVMDANYFGNMCDVSSENLTSNTPSESMLHLDVHNLQTYPMNSLFIDSKDMQEPSSFVPSYLHSAQSSEHTALNGLSRDHSHHTSPKLLSQKPVHLNSYTTPNNSVLKSKPELLSTMRSKHNSGQLFAPDNCYNSLNQSSIGELWGNSNVTPETWALNQHLSHSPVNNTKLLDAANVESNLHSTSSSDVRSTQIKKRNRHSRKKRNKTTSECSGQGNYLPEIGVKEDRLVTGNSSVVDSYNIDHFGSLEPHGANTGSLVDPHKNRSEERLEDSVSRFIDSSAFSVKSSNNEMRSLPQGTELTCNNFLIENSGLPSPGLKSPDHDKSLSSMLDSKKQSNPDLVPAETWSGSHDNSLPYSYDPLDPLGWNVFLTNHFNSEPKTQRLKEKGHAADKKQSNVQSNSKPPWAESDNTAKPRVLKVSPSKSKSSRLLSKPRITVSPLSLTSTAFTSTAASDARQTGVINSQENKAVSMDHLVTLEAETCVIKTPGEFMSVGDRAKRRWPNGRISSINSAKDASPPAVVMSQAQIARGVSKVKPPLLAPEPDRDYRNRISIRGIKSPIDIIGMYVSEKHPVLVIIRGLPGSGKSYLARLLMEKASKMGSQGVILSTDDFFMKQDVYVYNKSDLGTAHDWNKQRALTYVKEGISPIIIDNTNTTLWEFLPYAELALNHKYDVQIMEPNTEWKSKVIELSRKNTHGVAKEHIVRMKERYEKVTLEALIKAAGASLKKKNGHSSVETQALISQPHQESQKVTHGIKPHLNVSHQGSLLQGPNLGAVYGESNKIIVPKKTSQKHLKANRQTVTASLQNTELGRNSQTPPWYQPMGSQPNMVHQVSPTNKHQEVTTGIEPDVKPQESDLPPLNSFHETFSEWCSAKGQRTRRSQKKVETVNKTEASPSKITPEFLSLSLKEAWGNLSNEKCVLIDKCVSASNTLKDVGSDVLSQLDSLSQAVKSLSVNDTNRSSKPLDASKDFNPTHEESCAGNVASNEKDIDVNIEDGYDDINDYIEDSPLNLVESSSHFDNSYSTGDSSIACCSSEESMVNKYNKDIFGVGGESEFTVDVLAQSEFPQLKLDIVTDQVTEEVVNTPATVVSAFEFNPRPAMNIQEEAVKYFMNPGSVSSSSSISTLSNESSDKDVDTTSSFIATSSLSTSSLSSADHNLMHDQPKTSSDACVDVDTNHVSSFAGSTVQTCYLASPLVSYTDSEEEDHSATDGLGVRESKHVEEGKTNPPHSDSNNMLLSSEHKNSAENSASSREQSPPSDRNSQIKPQKKKRQRKGRQTEPFIEDSLKAKSKLQNWSTFYKQHTDGLAPSEETPILEKMHPSSSPVSPLTETKASSTQSEPYIFSLLYKVNSSAFNKFQPIDLSLSNITLVNVSSSVNRRKSSKNEVILRKSGTMDRSTNTDDALEKEEIDLETLQNCFPEYSKRHLEEVMNLYHNDIEWVSSYLLEAPAFSDLVKDENSEDQLPPEKPKINTLKSLAELCSSVARHNNHLDQDDIEMKVIQAGENRLQKIESFGRSRLLSTERGQYYDSWEDRFVLEDFQGTVASKDCWSSSPMTHYNVDPPNYNIFSNIAKTPNNDVETSSNSSREDNLVSYCILSGRGGDTTTDPTDQPYQTEAKTSQDMPVLPINLIRSLEQLYGSLDLPLDNEGFTLDDKTARKIHKCLKLFSVKKVIKVTPDIKERQLKNDEALARALQEKENAKSASKNTQKTSLNQNHSVPGWTNQRPPWMYESTNSPSSEMKISGNNSSSLNLNRPGSVADTLNLLRGTVGKKVKPFKFQKKMPRIAMKSVWSGVKRRHQADSLLSIMEEEKAREESQKEQMRLIELTGDSQALATRIKRMELSQLYPSLGPDFLEEVFMDAGYSIEETVRVLEAAYNISPAPMSKERQDEILEQMKERNQQYYYPQYVSERDAYDHYDYLDDVPWSYEDLRNDANVYHNLAKECKDQANRYTADGMPSAALFYRQKAKDYKEREYATNHKAAEILFDKGRERLAKENTLDLHFYHLDEALIAVNRAVSLKEEEYRLRKDKKNTYVNIVTGRGRNSKDGVPILKPAVINHLRDRCFRFEEKSPGMLKVYIGQRI, encoded by the exons ATGACTGGTATAAGTCAACGGCAGAAGCGATCAGATCAGTTAGATCTTGCAACAATTGCTTGTGGTTTATTGTCTTATGAAGCATATGGAAATTACAATGATACCACAGATAACTTTAATACCTTTCAGCAAACAGACTCAATATTTCATGAACATGGTTCAGTTATGGATGCTAATTATTTTGGGAACATGTGTGATGTTTCTTCTGAAAATTTAACTTCTAACACACCCAGTGAATCAATGTTACATCTAGATGTACATAACTTACAGACTTATCCTATGAATAGTTTGTTCATTGATAGTAAAGACATGCAAGAGCCATCAAGTTTTGTGCCTTCATATTTGCATAGTGCCCAAAGCTCTGAACATACAGCTCTAAATGGTCTTTCTAGGGATCACTCACATCATACGTCACCAAAACTTCTCAGTCAAAAGCCTGTACATCTAAATTCATATACGACTCCCAATAACAgcgttttaaaatctaaaccAGAGCTTTTGTCCACCATGAGAAGCAAACATAATAGTGGGCAGTTATTTGCACCTGACAATTGTTACAATAGTCTCAATCAGTCCAGCATTGGTGAGCTCTGGGGGAATAGCAATGTGACACCAGAAACATGGGCCCTGAATCAGCACTTATCTCATAGCCCTGTAAATAACACTAAACTTTTAGATGCAGCCAATGTCGAGTCCAATTTACACAGCACTAGTAGCAGTGATGTTAGATCAACACAGATCAAGAAAAGAAATAGACATTCgaggaagaaaagaaacaaaacaacatctgaGTGTAGTGGTCAGGGCAATTATTTACCTGAAATTGGTGTGAAAGAAGATAGATTAGTGACTGGAAATAGCAGTGTGGTCGATTCATATAATATTGATCATTTTGGCTCATTGGAGCCACACGGAGCTAACACTGGCTCTTTAGTGGACCCTCATAAGAATAGATCAGAAGAAAGGCTGGAAGACAGTGTGAGtcgttttattgattcaagtgcTTTTTCAGTAAAGTCTAGTAATAATGAAATGAGAAGTTTACCACAAGGTACAGAACTTACTTGTAATAATTTTCTAATAGAAAATTCTGGGTTGCCTTCTCCTGGTCTCAAGTCCCCTGATCATGATAAGAGCCTATCATCAATGTTGGATAGCAAAAAACAATCTAATCCAGATCTAGTACCTGCTGAAACTTGGTCTGGTAGTCATGACAACAGCCTTCCTTACTCTTATGACCCACTTGACCCATTGGGCTGGAATGTTTTTTTAACCAATCATTTCAACTCTGAACCTAAGACTCAGAGGTTAAAAGAAAAAGGTCATGCAGCTGATAAGAAACAGTCAAATGTACAGTCAAACTCTAAGCCTCCTTGGGCAGAAAGTGACAACACAGCCAAGCCACGCGTATTGAAAGTATCTCCATCAAAATCTAAGTCAAGTAGACTTTTATCTAAACCTAGAATTACAGTATCCCCTTTGTCTCTGACTTCTACAGCATTCACTTCAACAGCAGCATCAGATGCTAGGCAGACAGGAGTGATTAATTCTCAAGAAAATAAAGCAGTCAGCATGGATCACCTAGTTACTTTGGAGGCTGAAACCTGTGTCATAAAAACACCCGGTGAATTTATGAGTGTTGGTGACAGGGCCAAAAGGAGGTGGCCCAATGGACGCATATCAAGTATCAACTCTGCTAAAGATGCCTCACCTCCTGCAGTTGTGATGTCTCAGGCTCAAATAGCTCGAGGGGTCAGTAAAGTGAAGCCTCCATTGCTGGCACCAGAGCCTGACAGGGACTACAGGAATAGGATAAGCATACGTGGCATCAAGTCTCCCATTGATATCATAGGCATGTATGTTTCAGAAAAGCATCCAGTGCTGGTAATAATTAGAGGATTACCAGGAAGTGGGAAGTCCTATCTGGCAAG GTTACTAATGGAAAAGGCTTCTAAAATGGGCAGTCAGGGTGTCATCCTTTCTACTGATGATTTTTTCATGAAACAGGATGTGTATGTCTACAACAAAAGTGATTTGGGCACGGCGCATGATTGGAATAAACAGAGAG CACTTACCTATGTTAAAGAGGGTATATCACCAATCATTATTGACAATACAAACACAACTCTCTGGGAATTCCTGCCCTATGCTGAACTA GCTTTAAACCACAAGTATGATGTTCAGATTATGGAGCCAAACACTGAATGGAAGTCTAAAGTCATAGAACTGAGTCG TAAAAACACTCATGGCGTGGCTAAGGAGCACATAGTCAGGATGAAGGAAAGATATGAAAAAGTCACACTTGAAGCTCTCATTAAGGCTGCTGGCGCatctttaaa AAAGAAGAATGGTCACTCTTCAGTAGAGACCCAAGCTTTGATAAGTCAGCCTCATCAAGAAAGTCAAAAAGTCACACATGGGATAAAACCTCATCTGAATGTATCACATCAAGGGAGTCTCTTGCAAGGTCCAAACCTTGGTGCTGTTTATGGAGAAAGTAATAAAATTATAGTCCCAAAGAAAACTTCTCAGAAACATTTGAAAGCTAATCGGCAAACTGTGACAGCTTCATTGCAGAATACAGAATTAGGCAGAAACTCTCAGACTCCTCCCTGGTATCAACCAATGGGGTCTCAGCCAAACATGGTGCATCAGGTTTCTCCCACTAACAAGCATCAGGAGGTCACCACCGGCATAGAACCTGATGTAAAGCCTCAAGAGTCTGATCTCCCCCCGCTCAATAGCTTTCATGAAACTTTCTCTGAGTGGTGCAGTGCCAAAGGTCAAAGGACACGCAGGTCACAGAAAAAGGTTGAGACTGTAAACAAAACAGAGGCCAGTCCAAGTAAGATAACTCCAGAATTTCTGAGCCTGTCACTGAAAGAAGCCTGGGGTAACTTAAGTAATGAAAAATGTGTGCTGATAGATAAGTGTGTTAGTGCATCGAATACATTAAAAGATGTTGGCAGTGATGTGCTCTCACAGTTAGACAGTCTGAGTCAAGCAGTCAAGAGTTTGTCAGTGAATGATACCAATAGATCATCAAAACCTCTGGATGCAAGTAAGGATTTTAATCCAACGCATGAAGAAAGTTGTGCTGGTAACGTTGCCAGCAATGAAAAGGACATTGATGTCAATATAGAAGATGGCTATGATGATATCAATGACTACATTGAAGACTCACCTTTGAACTTGGTGGAAAGTAGTTCCCACTTTGACAACTCTTACAGTACTGGTGACTCCTCAATAGCCTGCTGCAGTAGTGAAGAATCTATGGTGAACAAAtataacaaagacatttttggtGTGGGAGGTGAGAGTGAATTCACAGTAGACGTTCTAGCTCAAAGTGAGTTTCCTCAGTTGAAGCTGGATATTGTAACTGATCAGGTTACAGAAGAAGTTGTCAACACTCCTGCAACTGTTGTTAGTGCTTTTGAATTTAACCCTAGACCAGCTATGAACATCCAGGAGGAGGCTGTCAAATATTTCATGAATCCAGGAAGTGTTAGTAGCTCATCTAGCATCTCCACTCTTTCAAATGAGTCCAGCGATAAAGATGTTGACACCACTAGTTCCTTCATTGCTACCTCTTCATTGTCAACATCATCGTTATCTTCTGCTGACCATAATCTTATGCATGATCAACCTAAGACTTCATCGGATGCTTGCGTTGATGTAGATACCAACCATGTGAGTAGTTTTGCTGGCTCCACTGTTCAGACATGTTATCTGGCATCTCCTTTGGTCAGCTACACTGATTCTGAAGAGGAAGACCACTCTGCAACTGATGGACTTGGTGTAAGAGAGTCTAAACATGTGGAAGAAGGCAAAACAAATCCACCACATAGCGACTCTAATAACATGCTATTATCATCAGAACATAAAAACAGCGCAGAGAATTCTGCTTCAAGCAGGGAACAGAGTCCACCATCAGATAGAAACTCTCAGATAAAaccacaaaaaaagaaaagacaaagaaaagggaGACAAACTGAACCATTCATTGAAGACTCCCTGAAGGCAAAGTCTAAATTACAAAACTGGAGCACTTTTTACAAGCAGCACACAGATGGCCTGGCCCCCTCTGAAGAGACTCCCATCTTGGAAAAGATGCATCCATCCAGCAGTCCTGTGTCACCATTAACAGAAACCAAAGCATCTTCTACACAGAGTGAGCCATACATTTTTAGCCTCTTATACAAAGTCAACTCTAGCGCCTTCAATAAGTTCCAGCCTATAGATTTATCCCTGAGTAATATTACCCTAGTGAATGTTTCTTCCAGTGTCAATAGAAGAAAAAGTTCCAAAAATGAAGTCATCCTTAGAAAATCTGGCACCATGGACAGAAGCACCAACACAGATGATGCCTTGGAAAAAGAGGAAATTGATTTAGAGACATTGCAGAATTGTTTTCCAGAGTACTCTAAACGCCATTTAGAAGAGGTCATGAACCTTTATCACAATGACATTGAGTGGGTCAGCAGTTACCTATTGGAAGCTCCGGCATTCTCTGACCTGGTCAAAGATGAGAATTCTGAGGATCAGCTGCCTCCTGAAAAGCCAAAGATCAACACGTTAAAGTCTCTGGCAGAACTATGTAGCTCTGTTGCACGTCACAACAATCACTTAGATCAggatgacattgaaatgaaggTCATTCAGGCAGGAGAAAACAGGCTTCAGAAAATTGAGAGCTTTGGCAGGTCTCGCCTTCTTAGCACAGAAAGGGGCCAATACTACGACAGTTGGGAGGATCGCTTCGTACTAGAAGATTTTCAAGGAACAGTTGCAAGCAAAGATTGCTGGAGCAGTTCACCAATGACCCACTATAATGTAGATCCCCCAAACTATAATATTTTTAGTAATATAGCAAAAACTCCAAACAATGATGTGGAGACATCATCTAACTCATCAAGAGAAGATAACCTAGTCTCATATTGTATTCTATCTGGGCGCGGTGGAGATACCACTACAGATCCTACTGACCAGCCTTATCAAACTGAGGCCAAAACATCACAGGACATGCCAGTACTTCCTATCAACTTGATCAGATCTCTAGAACAGTTGTATGGCTCCTTGGATTTACCTCTTGATAATGAAG GTTTCACTCTGGATGACAAAACTGCCAGGAAGATTCACAAATGCCTGAAGCTGTTTTCTGTGAAGAAGGTTATTAAAGTTACCCCTGACATTAAAGAGCGGCAGTTGAAAAATG ATGAAGCTTTAGCTCGAGCTctccaagaaaaagaaaatgccaAAAGTGCTTCAAAAAATACCCAGAAAACATCATTGAATCAAAATCATAGTGTTCCTGGCTGGACCAATCAGAGACCACCATGGATGTATGAATCTACAAATTCCCCTagttcagaaatgaagatcTCAGGCAATAACAGTAGCTCTTTGAATCTCAATAGGCCAGGATCTGTTGCAGACACATTAAATTTATTGAGAGGAACAGTGGGGAAAAAAGTAAAGccatttaaatttcaaaaaaagatgCCGAGAATTGCAATGAAATCTG TTTGGTCTGGGGTGAAGAGAAGGCATCAGGCAGACTCTTTACTTTCTATCATGGAGGAAGAGAAGGCAAGGGAGGAAAGCCAAAAAGAGCAG ATGAGACTGATAGAGTTGACTGGAGACTCCCAGGCATTGGCTACAAGAATCAAGAGAATGGAGCTGTCTCAGTTGTATCCCAGCCTGGGGCCTGATTTCCTGGAGGAAGTCTTCATGGATGCTGG CTACTCAATAGAAGAAACAGTCAGAGTGTTAGAGGCAGCTTACAACATATCTCCAGCTCCTATGTCTAAAGAAAGACAAGATGAAATCCTGGAACAGATGAAAGAGAGAAACCAGCAGTATTATTACCCCCAG TATGTCAGTGAAAGAGATGCCTATGACCACTATGACTATCTGGATGATGTCCCCTGGAGCTACGAGGACTTGCGAAATGATGCCAATGTTTACCATAACCTGGCTAAGGAATGTAAAGACCAGGCCAATAGATACACAGCTGATGGGATGCCCAGTGCAGCATTGTTTTACAGACAGAAG GCTAAAGATTATAAAGAACGAGAGTATGCTACAAATCACAAAGCAGCAGAAATCTTGTTTGATAAAGG GAGGGAAAGGCTGGCTAAAGAAAATACTTTGGACCTTCATTTTTACCATTTGGATGAAGCATTGATTGCTGTCAACAGAGCTGTCTCATTAAAAGAAGAAG AATATCGTCTCAGAAAGGACAAGAAAAATACTTATGTGAATATAGTCACTGGCCGTGGACGCAACAGTAAAGATGGTGTGCCTATTTTAAAGCCAGCTGTCATAAATCATCTGCGAGATAGATGCTTCAG ATTTGAGGAGAAATCGCCTGGAATGCTCAAAGTTTACATAGGACAAAGAATTTGA